In the Polyodon spathula isolate WHYD16114869_AA chromosome 44, ASM1765450v1, whole genome shotgun sequence genome, cagcataatacatgaaatagtgcattaaatacagtggaaagagcagaatacaggatagcagcataatacatgaaatagtgcattaaatacagtggaaagagcagaatacatgatagcagcagaatacatgaaatagtgcattaaatacagtggaaagagcagaatacatgatagcagaataatacatgaaatagtgcattaaatacagtggaaagagcagaatacaggatagcagcagaatacatgaaatagtgcattaaatacagtggaaagagcagaatacaggatagcagcagaatacatgaaatagtgcattaaatacagtggaaagagcagaatacaggatagcagcataatacatgaaatagtgcattaaatacagtggaaagagcagaatacatgatagcagcataatacatgaaatagtgcattaaatacagtggaaagagcagaatacaggatagcagcataatacatgaaatagtgcattaaatacagtggaaagagcagaatacaggatagcagcataatacatgaaatagtgcattaaatacagtggaaagagcagaatacaggatagcagcataatacatgaaatagtgcattaaatacagtggaaagtgcagaatacaggatagcagcagaatacatgaaatagtgcattaaatacagtgaaagagcagaatacatgaaacacagcagctaatagcagagatcAGGGTTAAAGAGTATGGGAAGCATATCCCACAAATAAAGGTTGGACGTTTTTATTTTTGAGGAGCACGGAACAGGGTTGAAAACGTACTGGCAGGTTGTCTGCATGATCAGTTTCCTCCTCAGCGCACTCGAGTGTCTCTCCAGCGTAATTaaacagaaaccgtttgaacaagcgCTTGATTTCCTTGTGCGCCTTCAGGGCTCTGAGGTCGCAAGCACGCCACGTATAATACAGGACGGTAACGTGTCACATGAAATTGCCAGCTTGGATCCCCTACAGAGAAAACTACCTCTGATTGTAAGCAAATATGACCGGCTCTGTTTTCTGGCACAGAAAGGTGAAGCGCGGGTGAATGCAGATGCTGAGGAATTATCTCActgtctgcttgattttttggtGGTTCTGGTTTTACCTTGGAATTCAGACCGAGGGTTTTGTAGTTATGGAGAATGcatattatttactgtaaatgaatTTGAGAGTGTGGGATTCTTTCGTTCTCCTCTGCATTGTCTTTTGTTCTATATTTAtcttcattctctctctctctctctctctctctctcctctcgctctctcgctctctctctctctctctctctctctctctcttgctctctcccctctctctctctctctctctctctctctctctctctctctctctctctctcgactaGCTAACTCGTTTTTCCTTTGCGACCAAACCCAGTTAAAATCTCTTCCAGACTCTGCTAATCTGTTTGGCTGCCTGTAACACAGCAGATATTTCGGTTTCCAAGGTACTCAAGCCCCTTGCATACACGCAGAGTCATGCGTCTGTGtgtatacattacacacacacacacacacacacacacacacacacacacacacacactgtaatccAGCGACTCACTAAACACCAATTAAACCTTCATTATCTCAATAGAGACAGTCTGGTCCTTTCTAGTTTGGTTTCTCAGCTGTGTGTACAAGTCTGATAATGAATTTGCAAGTACTAAAGAGGGCCGGATCAACTGGAAAGCGGGGAGGCATTGGGTTGTACCATTCTGCAATGCAGATAGATTTTTAAGACATACGTCCGGAGAACCTGAGATGACTCGACTGGaatcgggtttttttttttttgttaatttgaagCCACAGTTAAGAGACAGGCGCTTCAACTGGAGTTTCAAATGAAGTGTCAGTCAATCGcgtgttttttaataaaaaggcaaagggaactggaattggaatttggaattgGAATATGGAATTGAAAAGCAAGAACTGATCCCCCCAACCctgacagaaacagaaacagctcaCAAGCCACAGCGGCTGGACATCACAGTGTGGGTCAGCTTACCGGGCAGAGCGGTAATAGCGAGCCTCCAGGGCAGAATGACTTGTCCTGGCTCTTGGGAATCGGGATGGTGAATGTTGGGCGTGTCAGGGAAGGAGATGGAATTAGTTTTCAAGTCTTCACAGGCTGCTAGACTGAAAAACACAGGCTTCCAACCGAGGCAACTCCCATACAACAAAGGACAGTGAAGTCACTGCAGTAATACCTGGGTTATTGTTGTTTTCAGTACAGTGGCAGTAGTGCTGGTGCTAATCTCAAGACGATAACGCCTGGAAAGTGTCTCTTATGAGGTGATGCAAatgtcaataataaaataaaatttcttTTCAGTCCCGGACAAAAGGCTCTGTCGTTTTTCGGGGGAGATTGACAGGCAGATTCAAAGATTCCAGAACCCGAACGCTTGGGGACAACTCTGCGAGCGTTCTAACGTGACAGAGAGGGAGTAAACACAACACAAGCCCTTCCTGCTGGGGCTTTTCAAGCTAATTAAGAGCTTGGAGATTCCCCGTGGCTATGATTAACCAATCCACACAAACGTGTACGACACATCAGTGAATTTCATTGTGGCCGTTTCTCTCCGCTATCTAGGTTGTCCTGTGGGCACTTTCAAAGCCACCCGTGGCCCAGGGTCCTGCCAGGCTTGCcctgtgaacagccaatcagcttccttGGGGTCCCGGGTGTGCTCCTGCCGCCATGGGTACTACCGCGCCAGGACAGACCCCGCCCACACACCCTGCACCAGTAAGTACCACTCTACCCCAGCCAGACCCCCTCACGATGTTTCCTTGTGTGTCAAGGTTGGGTATCTGTGGCGACTGCTGTTTCTCAAAGCcccttcccctctctcctcccctctcgcTTAGCCCCACCTTCAGCCCCCCGGAGTATTGTGACCCGCATCAATGACACCTTGGTCACCCTGGAGTGGAGCCAGCCTCTGGACATGGGGGGTCGTTCTGACGTCTCCTACAACATCGTCTGCCGCAAGTGCAAGGATCCGCTGGTGAAGGGGGCCTGCGAGAACTGCGAGGAGAGCGTCTCCTTCCGGCCCCTGCAGCGGGCGCTGTCCCAGCGCAGGGTGGACGTCTGGGGGCTGTCCCCCTACACCACCTACACGTTCGAGATCCAGGCGGTCAACGGCGTGTCCGAGCTGAGCAGCTCCCCGCCGCAGTCCGAGGTGGTCAACGTCACGACCAACAGGGACGGTGAGTGTGCCAGGGTGCGGGAGCGGGCCGGTATATCCAACGGGTTTACAACAGGAGAAGGGACAGCTAAATGCCAGTGTAtttctcatcaatatcagggtctagtgctgtatattataaagacatttcagagggctggatctcatcaatatcagggtctagtgctgtatattataaagacatttcagagggctggatctcatcaatatcagggtctagcgctgtatattataaagacatttcagagggctggatcgcatcaatatcagggtctagtgctgtatattataaagacatttcagagggctggatctcatcaatatcagggtctagtgctgtatattataaatgcatttcagagggctggatctcatcaatatcagggtctagtgctgtatattataaagacatttcagagggctggatctcatcaatatcagggtctagtgctgtatattataaagacatttcagagggctggatctcatcaatatcagggtctagtgctgtatattataaagacatttcagagggctggatctcatcaatatcagggtctagcgctgtatattataaagacatttcagagggctggatctcatcaatatcagggtctagtgctgtatattattcaTAGGCTAACATGTCGTGTGTTTGTCTAATAGCTAAGCAAACTCTTTTTGACCATATGGCTTCTCTTAATACAAATCAGTGAATGAAAAGTGTATTTTCTTAAACTGCCACAAAGTACCTTTCAAAATCAAATTGATAAGATTGCCAAATAGTTCAGCACTAAAGTTTACCAACCCTGGCAAAGTGAGCAAACCCCAACACAGAACGAAGGTGAATTAATACAAGTATCAGCCCTAATACAACAGAAGCTGTGATCGAGAGGGTCTTCTGTATCCGCACAGCCATAGGCTGACAGCGAGTGTCTTCTGCTGTTTCAGTTCCGGTTCCAGTGACCAGGATCCAGGAGAAAGAAGTGACCGGAAGCAGTCTGACCCTTTACTGGCCAGTGCCTGTCCCATCCAACTACCAGATTCTGGACTATCAAGTCAAGTACTTCGAAAAGGTCAGGAGTCTTGTGGAGCTGATAGCGCTTTGTGCATTGACCTTAGCTTTGACCTGACTGTAGAATGACTCAAAACtgggtaacacacacacacacacacacacacacacacacacacgatgagccagtggctgagccgggatttgaacctcctggtgtcaagccccctttctttaaccacgggACCCCCAAACTCAACCACattctctcccccctcccccgtGTTTAGGACCAAGGGGAAGCAGGTGCCGTCCATCTCAAAACCAACACCAACTCCATCATTATCAACGAGCTGAAGCGAGGCACGATCTACGTGGTGAAAGTGAGGGCCAGGACCATGGCTGGCTACGGCGGCTTCAGCCAGGATATCTCCTTCCGCACCCAGCCTGATGGTAAGGAAAGGGCCAGGCTCCGGGGATCGCTTCAGGCCTCTGTGGTCTGTGAGAATGAGTCACTGATTCCTTCTTTCTCTCCTTCCTGGattatttcctttcttttttttcctccttccCGCTCTTTCTGAAAAGTCTGTAATAGTTTTCTGGGTGGACATGCCTTTATGAAAGTGTCctctagtaaaagcacagcaaagtgcaatacagcacagagaggagtggcaaagcacagggaagcattgtaaagcacagagaggtgtggtaaagcatagggaagcattgtaaagcacagagaggtctggtaaagcagagggaagcattgtaaagcacagagaggtctggtaaagcatagggaagcattgtaaagcacagagaggtgtgataaagcatagggaagcattgtaaagcacagagaggtgtgataaagcatagggaagcattgtaaagcacagagaggtctagtaaagcatagggaagcattgtaaagcatagagaggtgtggtaaagcacagggaagcattgtaaagcacagagaggtgtggcaaagcatagggaagcattgtaaagcacagagaggtgtggcaaagcatagggaagcattgtaaagcacagagaggtctggtaaagcattgcgGCGAACTTTGAAAGAGCTTTCTTTctcccttttttctttctttcaaattgCAAAGCTGAGACACAAACTGCAGagaatacaatgcaatacaattcagtacaattcacatttctatagcaccttCCGTCCCAAGGaccccaaagcacttcacacacgaAAAAACCAAAGCAACAATTAAATCGTTCCGTGAAAACAGTCTAATAGAATATGTTCTGAAATTGAAGATGGTAGAACACAGGCAGCATGGGACACAGCGCGCCCAAAATAAACCCTCATGAGTCCGGCGCTACGTGGGCGAAGTTTCTTTGCAGCGCTGCGCAGGAAATGATCACAATGGAATATCCTGAGCCCGTTTCCCAGACGGTGTCAGACAACAAAGGCTGGTTTTAAATATAATGCTGCTTCAGTGAATAACTCCCAGACTCGGCTGTGTCTCTGTCAAACAATGAGATGAATCGCGTTCCTGCAATCAAGCGCtgtataaatattgcattaaaaagaaaaacagccccCCTCTGCTCTGTGCCGGTGGAgctgagaaagagaaagggaggctcttatacgctctgaacagcctccctctgctctgtgccggTGGAGCtgagaaagagaggctcttatagtctctgaacagcctccctctgctctgtgccggTGGAGCtgagaaagagaggctcttatagtctctgaacagcctccctgtgcactgtgctggtggagctgagaaagagaaagggaggctcttatacgctctgaacagcctccctctgctctgtgccggTGGAGCtgagaaagagaggctcttatactctctgaacagcctccctctgctctgtgccggTGGAGCtgagaaagagaggctcttatagtctctgaacagcctccctctgctctgtgccggTGGAgctgagaaagagaaagggaggctcttatactctctgaacagcctccctctgctctgtgctggtggagctgagaaagagaaagggaggctcttatactctctgaacagcctccctctgctctgtgccggTGGAGCtgagaaagagaggctcttatagtctctgaacagcctccccctgctctgtgctggtggagctgagaaagagaaagggaggctcttgtcttctctgaacagcctccctctgctctgtgttcAGGAGAGTTCGCGATGTGGTCTAGCAGGACCGCTGTGACTCCAGTAGGTGACGAGGCGCATGCTTGGAGTCCGTTACTGACAGGGTTTTCATATTGTCTGCAGAACCAACTAACAGGGACCAGCAGATTGCTCTGATCGCAAGTACTGTGGCCGTCGGAGTGCTGGTGGTGGCGATTGTCATTATCGTTGCGGTCGTCTGCATCAGGTAAGCACCCCCCCCAttcgctcccccccccccccccccacggggTTTACGCACGAAGTCAGTAAGTCTCCAAACACTCCTACAAAGCATGTACACTTGCCAACTACCGATTAGAACACTGGGGGAGTCGAAATAATCACACCAAAAGGGGGTGGTACATATGCAAATGAGGATGTTCTTGAATTTGACCGAACTAGGAcacagcattgctttcttttgcCGAAGTGCTAAATCGCAGGCACTGCCGAACTACTACACAGCGAAAGGAGATACGGACGAACTGGAATCGACAGGAATTGCTATAGTGGGTTCGGCCCGGTGGGATAATGgcgtttgtgtttttatttttatatatcaaacAGGTCTTTAGTTGTACCTGCCATGGTATTTCCTGACTGCGTGACCAATATTATTGTGTTCTCCTAACAGTCGCTCAATTCCCTTAGCGTCTATCTGTTGGGGGCGGATAGGGGCTTGTTGTAGTCTATTATTAGTCTTGCTGGaaggaaggagaggagagagagattgagagagagtgatagagagagagagagagagagagagagagagagagagagagagagagagagcgagagagagaggagagagagagagagagagagcgagagagagggagagctagAGAATAGAATTAACATTCCCTGCTATTGTTTATTCCAGGAAACACAGCAACTCGAAGGATCCTGAATACTCAGATAAGCATGGGCAGTACCTCATCGGCCACGGTAAGAAGAGGAAGCCGTGATTTTGGTGTCtattccaaccccccccccccaaatctattCCTCTAGCTGTGCATAAAAACACAGGGAAAGTTTGGAATGCAACATTTCAATAggatttaaaataattgcaattcCGAGTTTAATTAATCTCCTCGTCCGAttaaaaagccccccccccccagttttatCTCCTTTTCCTTGTCGCTTGCAGGAATAAAGGTCTACATCGACCCCTTCACTTACGAAGACCCCAACGAAGCGGTGCGCGAGTTCGCCAAGGAAATCGATGTGTCCTGCGTCAAGATCGAAGAGGTCATCGGTGCCGGTAGGTGTCTCTGCGGAGTTCCGAAAAAGAAAATCAACCCGGGTCAACAGCTCCCCGCTCCCGTCCCTTAAACGCCAGCGACCCACGAAATATTCAGAGATCAAGTGCTAATGGTCAGCGAAAATTCAAATAGCACTCCCTTTTCATGTCTTGCTAAGACTTTTCTCCGTTTGGTGATGATGGGcagaaggcttttttttctaataatagCTAATAACTAATAGACATGCAATAATCACTATGTCAAGTATTCATGCCTCTTATTTTGCAAGCAATTATTAAGTCATTTAATTGCTTCAGTGCCCTATTTGTATCCAGCTACCCAGATGCAAGAgaaaaagaacataagaatatatttTTACCTAGGATGatgaaatttaattattttaacaaaaaaaaaagggtcgaAGCTGCCCAAGTTTAACATATTCTGAAACGTGCCATTAGAAAAACTCCTTTAGGGTAAGCCCTATTCTAACTCTCTTGAAGTGACTGCAGATTGCGTTTGAGTTAGTGGGAAACGCACTAACCTTTCAGACGATGGCTGCATCTCTGCTTTCTCCCCGCCCCCTGGACTTTGTAATGTCACTGCCGGGTTTTAAATGGGGAAATTGCAGAAGTGCAACAGGTCAGACGCATTTAAGACGCGAGGGGCGTGCTCAGCTTGAGCTGATGAGTGGCTTCTCTTAATGCACTAGCTTTCCGCTCGGTCAAGTATTGTTGGTGCATTATATTTGAGTCTGGTTAACCAGAGTTGGTAAAATAAAGGCTCAAGGCAAAAGAGATTCTATAATCCCAGTGAAGGAttagaaactgcttgatgagattctgggatcaataagctgctaacgagcaaacgagcaagatgggcctcctctcgtttgtaaactttatgttcttaaaagaaacatgtttgatTTTCGTAAGTCTTAATATCGCCACTGAGATTTGGGCGATGAAAATCAAACAGCTGCAAAAATCCTAAACGATCTCGTCGTACTTTAACCCGAATCCCTTCTAGGTGAGTTTGGCGAGGTGTGTCGCGGGCGTCTGAAGATAGTGGGAAAGAAAGAGAACTACGTGGCTATCAAGACCCTGAAAGGAGGCTACACTGAGAAGCAGAGGCGGGCCTTCCTGAGCGAGGCCAGCATCATGGGCCAGTTCGACCACCCCAACATCATCCGGCTGGAGGGCGTCATCACCAACAGCTGTCCGGTCATGATCATCACAGAGTTTATGGAGAATGGCGCCCTCGACTCCTTCCTCAGGGTAAGGGGTATTGGCCAGGGTTAGTGGGAGGTTTGGTCTGGCTCGTATATTAAACAGACTTTAGAAATGAGACTCCCGTcccatagcagtctgatccagctcttgttttactatgagtttaatgagccacacctgggcttgttacctagacactaaTCAAGCCcataataaaacctgaaatgggcGAAACTGCTGTGCAACCAGAGTTTTATGTCCATCCCTGTGACAGCTTAATGTACGGGTTATTTATCTGGTCAGATCATTCCAATTAGTGGTTGCCTGTTTACTCAAAAAAACTAGCTTTTCTTGCAGACAAGGAAATTCATGGTGAGTTCGTTTTTGCAAATCAGGAAGCCATTCTTCAGGAATaactctctcctccccctcctcctcctcttctcccgTTCCAGCTGAACGACGGTCAGTTCACTCCGATCCAGCTGGTGGGAATGCTGCGCGGGATCGCGTCGGGAATGAAGTACCTGTCGGAGATGAGCTACGTACACCGCGACCTGGCGGCTCGAAACATCTTGGTCAACAGCAACTTGGTGTGCAAGGTCTCCGACTTCGGACTGTCGAGGTTCCTAGAGGAGAACTCCTCCGATCCCACCTACACCAGCTCGCTGGTAAGATCTCAACCCTCTTAACCCCAGGACCGGCACAGCCAGGAGTGATCTATAATACCGCACCCCACTCAACCCCAGTTGAAAACCCTTGCTGCCCATCCTTTCGGTTTTGTGAACAAGTGAACGTGACCTTAGCTGGGAAAGAACAGGCAGAATCCGTCAAACTCCCATCGCGTACAAAGTCTTTTCACTCAACCTGGGTAGATGAACGTAGTTCCCAGGGTTCTTCTTtgaaaaagcccccccccccaaaaaaaataaatctaaaaacttaatttaaaacatctTGTATGTGGCCAGCTAATCAGATGTTTCTGCAAAGGTTTACTACAGGAATCCAAGGTTTATCCACAGCCCAGTCACAACCCCAGCTCTGCAGGAAGACCTGCACCCGTTTGATCCTAGTCTCTATTTTGGGAAAACCCGAACCCTTAACCCTAGTCCCTGTTTTGGCACACGTTTCAGCTGTGCACACGGATGTGTGACTCGGTAGACTTGACCTGCGTGGTTTCCTTTCCGGCACAGGGTGGCAAGATCCCGATCCGATGGACCGCTCCGGAGGCCATAGCGTTCCGGAAATTTACCTCTTCCAGCGACGTGTGGAGCTACGGCATCGTCATGTGGGAAGTGATGTCGTTCGGAGAAAGACCCTACTGGGACATGTCCAACCAAGACGTAGGTGTCCGCTGCGATTGCCTGTTTTGGGGTGGGGTTTACAGaggagacacagcgattggaaTGCAGTTCGATGTGATAATGAGGTTCTTTAGTGCCGGAGGAGCTTAGCAAATATCCCAGCATCTGATGGAATGTTAATTTGAGTGTGGTTAACCAGGGTTGGTAAGTAAACCTTCAGGCCACATAACTCTATATAG is a window encoding:
- the LOC121305560 gene encoding ephrin type-B receptor 4a-like; protein product: MYCWLILNFLHLSWAVEETLMNTKLETADLKWTTFPKTDPQWEEVSGLDEESNSVRTYEICNPSEASWLRTTLIPRRGATHVYVEIKFTMMECSSIPHSTRGCKETFNLFYFQADSDIATAHSPAWMENPYTKVDTVAADHLLRKGTSGKFNTKTLSLGPLSKAGFYLAFQAQGSCMALLSVRVFYKKCPPLTVNFTSFEETVPRSLVEEAAGRCVPNARMSSPAPPRMFCGQDGQWVEQVMSDCACDEGYEPVEGNSKCRGCPVGTFKATRGPGSCQACPVNSQSASLGSRVCSCRHGYYRARTDPAHTPCTTPPSAPRSIVTRINDTLVTLEWSQPLDMGGRSDVSYNIVCRKCKDPLVKGACENCEESVSFRPLQRALSQRRVDVWGLSPYTTYTFEIQAVNGVSELSSSPPQSEVVNVTTNRDVPVPVTRIQEKEVTGSSLTLYWPVPVPSNYQILDYQVKYFEKDQGEAGAVHLKTNTNSIIINELKRGTIYVVKVRARTMAGYGGFSQDISFRTQPDEPTNRDQQIALIASTVAVGVLVVAIVIIVAVVCIRKHSNSKDPEYSDKHGQYLIGHGIKVYIDPFTYEDPNEAVREFAKEIDVSCVKIEEVIGAGEFGEVCRGRLKIVGKKENYVAIKTLKGGYTEKQRRAFLSEASIMGQFDHPNIIRLEGVITNSCPVMIITEFMENGALDSFLRLNDGQFTPIQLVGMLRGIASGMKYLSEMSYVHRDLAARNILVNSNLVCKVSDFGLSRFLEENSSDPTYTSSLGGKIPIRWTAPEAIAFRKFTSSSDVWSYGIVMWEVMSFGERPYWDMSNQDVINAIEQDYRLPPPPDCPNSLHQLMLDCWQKERNVRPRFAQIVSSLDKLIRNPASLKILAREAVGPSHPLLDQRLPPFSSFVSVGEWLQAIKMGRYEDSFVQAGFSNFDLVSQISTEDLLRIGVTLAGHQKKILSSIQNMRAQLQSPQPARY